The DNA window ataaaacagtgCCTCTAGCTTATTAaccttaaattttttttttaacgttTTATGTTAAAATGGTAAGTCGGAacaactatatatatatatatatatatatatatattatttgtataatagTAGCAATAGTAGTAAGATGCATACGAATATGTGTACATGACTTTGTATTTGTTTAACTATctattatgtacatacatatgcctGTGCGTTTTCACGAAGATACGTGGAAAAGGTGATAATAAGAAAATCAGAAAATCagaaaattagaaaattagaaaattagaaaattagaaaatCAGCACGGAAGTAGCGGCTCTACATATACGCgcatatctatatatatacatatacgtatgtatgcatggATGGGCGTATTGTTGCTGCGTGTTATGCTACATCAGCTtgcatatatctatatatatatatatatatatgtttatgtatataccatttttagtcataaatatacacgcctgttttttcccttattttttatgtaacaaTTTGTGCACAAAAATTAAGATAATCCTTAAgcgtttatatatttattttattcaagTTGTTTCATTACATTCAGtccaaaatatttttttttttttgtatttacttATTCGTGTTTCATTTTGCTCTGTTTATTTATCCATCTTTCGtgtttgtataatatatactcatAACGGGtgcataattataataacagTGTGTAAACAATATATGCTTGCATCACTTTTATGTTTGTTTTACTGCGTACACTGCAGTGATTATATGCGCGCTTTATGCAATGCGTTAAATTTTTTGGCATAGTACTTGTatcaatttaatttttaattattatttattaattttttgttcattttttgttcattttttgttcattttttgttcatttttttttttctctcccCCCTTTGTACAGAGAATATTACTGTTCGGAGATGAAAACTTTAGCTTCTGTAACGGATTTTTGTTGGAGCATGAAAACGACATAGTAGAAGTTTGTAGTTGTTTGAAAGAAAATGAGTTAAAACAGGAaagtaaaaacaatataCAATCATTATATAAGAATGTAGTAATTCATTATGGTATTAATCCTGTTCAACTAAAATCGAAATTTCCTCCAAATACATTTGATGAactgtattatattttacctGGATTGTCATTTCACGGATATCCAGATTTTATTGATCCACAAACAGAAATGTTTAAGTTAcgtttacatttattttgttttagttttttaaaaagtagtaaaaatataataaagccGGATGGTTACGTCTATTTACTATTCCCGGAGGATAATTCTAGTagtgatgataataataatagcggAAGTAGcatcaataataataataatagtaacaataatagtaacaataatagcaGTGTTAACAATAACGCTGCTgctaataataatgataacaatagtagtaataaaaatgctTTATCAGCACACGGTAGCACAGATGTGCATAACAAGAAATCGAAACTACCCTTTTTATCCATAGAACCGAAAAAATTAGCTAAATTTTGTAATGTGTATAGAGATAATAGCAAGGATTATAAACTAAATTTTTCTGCATACTCTAATTGGCTGCCTGTTCTATTTAACATGCCAATTGTAAATGAATTTCCCGAGTGGATTAAGACGTGTAAATATTACTGCTTTAAGATGACAGAGCTAGccaataataacagtaacatgagtagtaataataagaataaaagtaataaagtAAGTAACACATCTGAGGATACTACCAATATTGATACTGACCAAAATGGTAGTAATATCATGAACAAGAAAAACGATGAAAGTAATAATCAATTGAATAGTTCCGTTTGCGGAAATCAGGAAGAGAAACGACAAGATGATGACAATGAAAATGCTAGTGGAAATGTAAACGTTAAGGATGGTGCAAACGAGAgaaataaagataataaCAACGAAAGTAATAAAGACAGTAAAAAGGACAGCAATAAAGATAACAATAGTGATAGCAACACGAACAATAATAAGGACAACAATATAGATAACAATAAGGACAGAAATGATCAGAACAGTGGGGAGAATGACGAATCAAGGGAAAAAGTAGAAGATCCAGATGAATATAACGTTTTGAAAATTCCTCCGCAAGTATTTGATTATCCAATCGAAAAGTTGGGTCATGTAAATGAATgctttttgtttaaattatattcagTTAATAGTAAaagtattttaatttctcGACTTACACTTAAATATGATCCAAGAATATCTGGATGGAAAGGGgataacaaaatgaaaaaagatatGATGAATAATATGTCTATGAATATGAACAATATGAATATGAACAATatgaatatgaataatatgaacatgaataatatgaacatgaataatatgaacatgaataatatgaacatgatgaaaaatatgaacaatgtAATGaatgttattaaatataaaggagggaaatataaaaacaaaccATCGAAAAATGATTTCCAacaacaatataaaaataatcttatgcaaaataatatgaattatggattaaataaaaaaggaaatatgaACCTACCTCCACCTCCTCCTACAAATTTAACCATGCAACcaaataatgttaatatacctaatcaaaatatgaattataaacaaggaaattttccatttgttaataattttaaggGTATTCCTAATAACTTATCACAGAATGTTCAAAACAGCATGCCTACTATTCCTATTAATGTTAATCCAAATCTTTCTACTAATATGATGAACCCTTATATTAATGGAGCCTATAACAACAACATGAGGAATAACATGTACCAACAGAGCATTCCTGTGCCACCCCCAATGAACAACTATAACAAAAAGTAAATACAGCAGCTTAGTCcatatgttatatgtatacctatgtatatgtgtttatatgtgtgtttatgtatatatacgtatgtattatattgtatatatcgGCATATTTGCTTGAGTAGGTggttatatatgtttttgtatatatatatatatatatatgtagttaTGTAAACAACACACTTGCGCATCTTGTATTCTTAAGGAAGTTTCCAATTATCGAGTCTTCATGTTTAATGATTTTTGTGAAAACCATTTTCCCGTTTGGTGTGAAAAAGAGGggggacaaaaaaaaaaaaaaaaaaaaaaaagagaagagaAGAAAGGGAAagaaattttcttttcattttttacatttgtaTATAGTAATCATTCCTTTTgatgataaattttttttagttttaagaaaattttaaaaattaatttttagagctatataatgaaaaaaaggcaaaatttttttttttttttttatttcgcCTTTCCCCCCGTGTGCAATTGTATATTGTATAATGGTGTACCGCGTGCATGTATGTCCAACTTCTCTTAAGTGTTACCACTTATcgtatttaattttgtatatgtagtaaatattgtatatatatgtttattccTAAATGCATACATGATGTgcttgaatatatttatatgtgtaatgTGTGTGCTGTGGTTAATCAGAGTGTGTGTACCTTTCAGctgtttataaatttttaagaatacaTATGCTTATTaatacatgaatatattagttgttcaaaaaaataagtgtatatcctttttttttaaatataggATGATTTACATTTTGTCATGTTTTTGGTGTATTAGTTTGACAATTTGCTCGTATACTGTCCATACCTTGCTACGTATAcattacatgtatatatatatatatatatatatatatacgtgcaaACATACttacgtacgtacatatcGATACGcttgtgtgtatatgtatgtatatatatacgtatatatctgaagatacataaatatgttgtatgtgcaatatatatatgaacatttattatataagtgtaaatatatatgtacaaatctGATTAAAAACATTTGTGTACAATTCAttgtatataaaagaaaaaataaaataagaaattgaGCTAGAGAGAATAAGCGAATGAAGAAGAGATCAAGAAAATGCGAAATGAATGTTGCTCATACTGTGCATTttggtatatttattttaataatttaattttttttttttttttatctccgtgttttattttttatgttagaATTTATCAAGGacataatatgaatataaaaagaaaaaatgatttgTATAATTGTGAAAACATGGAAAGAAGTTACGACAATTACAACATGAaggtaaaatttatataagaaatgcATGATGCATCCTTTATTGTACTGTACTGAAcgtttttgtatttttgaaaaataatgatacatacatgtatgaatataatatatatatatatatatatataatacttatgtatatgtgctttttttttctttttttttttttatccataCAATATagctttatatttaattatatatacctgtattgttttattttgttttatattccttttgtttgtttttattttttaggaTAATTACAAAGCGGATGATGATAATAGTAATTATTCACCCCCCCcttcttaataattttttaacattacatatgtacataagtatacatatatgtatagatgcgtatttatgtatatatatatgtgtgtatatatttatatagatagataacTAATGACTTTGCAAGTCTTTACATGTGTAAAttcgtaaaaaaaattttgatgaGTAACTAAAAGACATACGAACACACAAACACACAAACACACACCAACTTATTAAAATGAacatagaaaaataattattgaaATTTTATTGTACACGTTGTTCTTTAATTTAatagacaaaataaaataaaaaaatatagaaaagcGTAAATTATAACgtaataatgaataaatttattaacacTAATAGAGTGGcatgtaattttaaaatatgtggATGTTTCAAATTCCATCCATTCATGAATAAAGCTATCTAAGCtcgttaaatataaatgcagCTTTTgcgaaattaaaaaaagatatttatgtgtatatgtataaatgttgtatgtttgtatgtattatgtatgtatgtttgtatgtattatgtatgtatgtttgtatgtattatgtattatgtatgtatgtttgtatgtattatgtatgcatgtttgtgtgtatgtatgtatgtatgtatgcatatatacacgttttaatattattttccatttcaGATATAAATACcgttaatatatacaatgaTGATTACGAGTTTGATCATTGTGATTACAACTCGAGAAATGTAAAGAATATTCATAGCAAAAATGCTGAAGATCCTGACTATTACTtgtaataaatgaaatatttaaaaaaggaggaaaaaaaatgaataaacaaGTGAATGATCAAAAGTATAAATTGCATAAATGCATGAGaatagaaacaaaaaaacaaaagaaagaaTATACGTGaagaaaaatgtgaaaaaaaattaaaaaaattcaatggtatttataaaaatgtgtacatatatataattttttttttttttttttttttacttttttctagCTTGAAACAAAGATTGAGAGAATCGAACCACTATGGTACTTATTAGAAAAAGGTTACCACTATAATTATggacattaatatattttaaatttatgtaattatctcttttttaattttcagtattttgtataattgtTTACTTATTTAGAAATTCTTTTTccattacacatatatatttgtactattttaaaagcgacttgctttttttttttttttattaaattttataataaatactatatatatatgtataaattttttttaacatattttttcaagCGTATAATAATAAGTGTTGTccttaaatgaaaatttataaatttgtcCTAAGAAAGtttcttatttattcatataaacataaacagcaaaaaaaaaaagaaaaaaaggtaagaaaaaatcaaacgaaaaagaaataaaaaaaaaacaaaaaaacaaatccgaataaaacaaaacaaaacaaaataaaaaacaaaacaaaataaaacaaaacaaaacaaaacaaaataaaacaaaacaaaacagaacaaaacaaaacaaaacagaacaaaacaaaacaaaacagaataaaacaaaataaaacaaaaaaagaacttataatattaattttaaaatgatcTATACCTATGTAAAAATTCCcgcatattttatatgtataataatagtaaatgaaataatttgcatatatttttgagaATAGTTTTTTCACACCCCAAAGTGTTATGCCTTAAGAGTATACATCAAAAAACTTCTCTTTTGTGGATTATTAAATTtcatgaacaaaaaaaaaaaggtaatttgtaaaatattcgtttcaaattttatttaaaaaatgtgtagATATTTTGGAAGGTTGACAGTTGAAGGACGATTAGTGAACACAATAATTGCTTCGTACAAAAaggtgtatatatttattattaaaaaattgatatttcaaaaatttaataattattttaaaagttcaatttataaaaatatattaatgtattctctttttttttttttttcgtaattattaaataaaaaactttttaaaaaaaaaggtctATTGTTCAAAAAGTTGGTctctaaataaaaaaattcgcTATGACAAAATATAGtgtacacacacatataaacAGTATTACAACCCCATACGCACTgtaaatatacacaaatatatatgtatatatatatatatatatatatatatatatatatatatatatatatatatatatatacgtactgCACCCTTTTGATGCGTTTATGTAAATTGCAGTAAAATCATTTGTCTTACTAAAAGTTATTTACGTATTACTTAtgcacacacacatatatatacccaatacatatatatatatatatatatatatatatatatacatataataatattacatgaGAGAATGTTCAAAATTGATAGGGTCTATTACTACTATAATAAATAGGAAGGAATGCGAACTCtaagtaaataataaaatgcttgttgatttaaaaaatgggGGGAGAAAAAGtaacatattaaaagtaCTCTCTGGTATTCATaaacacatacataaaacataaatacatacatatagtatacattaataaaatcTATAAATGGTCAACAATAATGAAACATGAATACATAAACACCAGATGAGTAAACATGAATAAGtgcatataaacataaatatatatatacacacatatattatctatatttattatacatattacatatgtatatatatatatatatatattttatactgcACATACATTTCTACAAATAAGCTTTGCACACGTGTTGCGATTAATTTTTGtccttatttaaaaatagaaataaaaaagtaaaacatgAACTCTCACGTTTATTTCAAGGATACAGTTTGGCTATCATTATCAAATTTAAAAACGCCTGAACgctttttaataaagaaacCTAATTTAACTTTGAGTCCTTCTGGTTTCTTTACCTTTCCTAACTCGGTTAATTTAgtctttccatttttttttaaaaatgcaaCAAGATCTTTTTCAAATTGACTTTCATCAcctaattttgtttttttagatggtgcatcatttttattatctaaagatcttttatttttattctttttttgtcctttttcttttttatctcctttattttttgtacctGCATCCTCTTCGTCTTCATCTccttcttcctcttcctcATCTTCATCCCCTTCTTCTTCGTCTTCGTCTTCATCCCCCTCTtcatcttcttcttcatccTCTTCCTCACcttcttcatcatcatcttcttcatcatcttcttcatcatcatcTTCGTCTTCATCATCTTCATCATCATCGTCATCTTCTTCATCCTCTTCATCATCATTTTTACCAACGTTTGTTTCATCATCTTCATCAGCTGctgtatcttttttttttttattaagtcCATTTGAAagtgaattttttaatgtatttttttttgttaacatTCTTACTTCCtcattttcatattcatCATCTTCTTCAAACTCCTCTTCATCTTCATCTAAATTATCTTGACCAAATGAAACTTCATAATAACCAACAATATGTACTTCATTTGCACTTCcacttgtttttatttttacatcaTTTTCCAAcatcaaaaatatatctaatgCAGTATCTTCGCATACGTTTTTCTGTAAACAGCAAATATTATAACAGCCATTTGCATCTTCTACCTGTACATATAACTTTCCTTCATCTTGTGGATTGTTTAAACATGCCCTTGACAGGTGAATAACTGAATACCCGTCCTTAATTTCTGGAACTACCGTTTCGTCCGCTTTTATCACTTTGCctgttcattaaaaaaaaaaaaaaaaacaacataAGCATTTATTAGCCGCTCATAAATGATCATATTTACAGTTCATAATTACGGAATGTACATACATTATCcatgcataaatatttacacaGAACATAAATGTGAACCGTGCATAAATTTTCACATGTACaattgaaatatatgaacagtGCATAAATTTTCACATGcacaaatgaaatatatgaacagtgcatatattttcacatgtacaatttaaatatatgaacggTGCGTAAATTTTCACATGTAccattgaaatatattaactgCGCATAAATTTTCACACTTACactataaatgtattaacCATGTTCACATACATAATTACAatgtaaacattttaaacATTCATACATGAGCACTTTTACAATGTTGAGTGTACGccattgtatatatgttcactatatgtacatgtgaatatacatatatatatatatatgtacatatgtatgtatatatgcgtacaCATAcagcacatatataaacatgcttacaaaattcatttatatttactcaTAAACCATGCATAAGttagtacaaaaaaaaaaaaaaaaaaaaagtcaatCTTATCCAATTAAATTAAACCCTAGTTAATATGTACCTTAAGCATATTCACAATGGTGTATAGCATATGTATAAGATAAAGTACACGCGCATTTAcagtatgcatatatatattatatatgtaaatgtatacatataatcaaacatatatatatatatatatatatatatatatgaatatatttaaaatgtagaGTATGtaattattccttttttaaaatacattatcTAATATAGAACAAATAGCATCATACATTTTTGAgttgtttaattatatacttaCCGTAAAACATTttgtactatatttttttttttttttcaaaaaaattatcttctTTCTATATGATGTTATTAtaaaactttaaaaataagtttaACAAATATGTGTTTTcgcaaattaaaaataaacaattaaagtttttgttttcctttacaaattatttcttaagttaaattttgaaattttattgTGGATTGGGTAGGGCAATTTTCTtcgaatataatatattatttttattttataataacttctattttttaatatcaaaataaatttattccaAGATTTAATGAAATGTAagtatgtttattatataacaataagTGAAACaccataaaaaattatcttaattaagggtatgtataaatgaatgtatgtttgtatatatatgtatgcgaaaaaaaaatttttttttttatgatgaaAACACATGGGtgttatttgttatatacatacattgtttatgtacctatatatatatttagaatacAGTGTTATGTTTTCTTCAGGTGTTAAAcgtcattttttattatacatttattatatttacttttttatcttgtttttatttatggcTATAAATCCTTAAAAAGgccaataaaaaaaaaaaaaaaaaaaaaaaaggatcgCATGCAATCTGATAAGAAGAGGTTAAATGGTATTAAacaagcttttttttttttttttttttttttttccattgaTTTTGTTATTCTcatcttatatataaaaaggtGGGGGACGGGGCGGAAAGATGTATATAGCTTTTTTAAAGGAGTTTTAAGAATAACTATAAAGTTATTACAGTATAcagatttttcttttttaaatttactttaaaatgaataacaattagtacaaaaaaatagcaGTTTTGTTGTTAAAAAATGCACAAAATAACTGCATAAGCATTTTACATGCTTACATATAGCATGtaagtaatattatattttatgtataaatttaattatatacatacaacatatatatttatataaatatgtatcaTATTAGCAAAAATACATCTACATTTTTCCGttcgaaaaatattaatgcaGCGTTTACTTGCAACGGACACCTAGCCTTTCCATGTACCAGCAAAATTCAAGTGAAAGAGTGTATAAGTCatcatatacataaaataatgagaataaaatgaaattctACATAAAACGTTACATATATAgagatattatatatgcatgtatcatatatatatatatatacatataacataatatcttttaatggaaaaaatattttttccttataaatatgagatatatatacacaaaaaaaaaaaaaaaatagcatcCCTTTTTTAACGTTTGTAGATCacgaatatattaataataattaacaattgaaaaaattaataaatctacatgtaaaaaatatatgagaaagtttaatttttttttttttttatatataatatcgaTACTTTTAAttcgtattttttatgtGGAATTGTTATACTTTTCAACTCaatcattaaaaatttgaagtatttactaaattatatgttgtacacatacattgtacatgtatacaacTAGTTGATAGTtgcgttttatttttttacaaaactATTGTATTCATGATATCCCCTTGTTTTTGTAGAACATATTTGGTAATTTGTagttttttaaagaaattaaaaaaaaaaaaaaaaaaaaaattataaattggaaaaattttaatttaacttgattattttaaaattgctgtcatatataatactcagttttgtttttaaattatacattttttgtgtgtcctttatttattatgtatcagtaggatatataattaaataactaTTCCTTTGcgtatatatgaacaaatatgtataagtaaGAGAGTACtttatacgtacataataCAACTCAATAggaatgtttattttttttttttttttcatgccATTTTTTTAGACTCTTgtagacaaaaaaaaaaaaaaaaaatattttaaatagcaaaatttacgtattacataaaataaaatacgtgtttttttcatcacttcatttcccctttttttatttttttaattttttattttattttaattattaacaaacCACCTTTCCTGCTTTTTAATAGTTATTTCataaatgtagaaaaaaatgttaaggTATACGATATGAACCATACGcataaaaaggaattaatAACAATCTAGCAGCTTAATACAGTTTTAGTAGTTTTAAGTGTTACATTTGAGTAGCCTATATATTAGTAGTATCTTATCAATCTTTTATTTGATAACATGTagataacaaataaaactaTCACGCCATTTTGTTGgctaattaaaaaacaaatatttttcgaactgttcattttttaaaaattggaaaattGGCCTAccatatatcattaaaaaaaaaaaaaaaaatgaaaaatatggaaatttCACACAgtgaacaaattaaaaaattatctcctgcatatttattaaaaattattttaaaatatcaaaaatttttaaacatattttatcaaaat is part of the Plasmodium malariae genome assembly, chromosome: 14 genome and encodes:
- the PmUG01_14042800 gene encoding conserved Plasmodium protein, unknown function; amino-acid sequence: MRILLFGDENFSFCNGFLLEHENDIVEVCSCLKENELKQESKNNIQSLYKNVVIHYGINPVQLKSKFPPNTFDELYYILPGLSFHGYPDFIDPQTEMFKLRLHLFCFSFLKSSKNIIKPDGYVYLLFPEDNSSSDDNNNSGSSINNNNNSNNNSNNNSSVNNNAAANNNDNNSSNKNALSAHGSTDVHNKKSKLPFLSIEPKKLAKFCNVYRDNSKDYKLNFSAYSNWLPVLFNMPIVNEFPEWIKTCKYYCFKMTELANNNSNMSSNNKNKSNKVSNTSEDTTNIDTDQNGSNIMNKKNDESNNQLNSSVCGNQEEKRQDDDNENASGNVNVKDGANERNKDNNNESNKDSKKDSNKDNNSDSNTNNNKDNNIDNNKDRNDQNSGENDESREKVEDPDEYNVLKIPPQVFDYPIEKLGHVNECFLFKLYSVNSKSILISRLTLKYDPRISGWKGDNKMKKDMMNNMSMNMNNMNMNNMNMNNMNMNNMNMNNMNMNNMNMMKNMNNVMNVIKYKGGKYKNKPSKNDFQQQYKNNLMQNNMNYGLNKKGNMNLPPPPPTNLTMQPNNVNIPNQNMNYKQGNFPFVNNFKGIPNNLSQNVQNSMPTIPINVNPNLSTNMMNPYINGAYNNNMRNNMYQQSIPVPPPMNNYNKKIYQGHNMNIKRKNDLYNCENMERSYDNYNMKDNYKADDDNNINTVNIYNDDYEFDHCDYNSRNVKNIHSKNAEDPDYYFLKQRLRESNHYGTY
- the PmUG01_14042900 gene encoding conserved Plasmodium protein, unknown function, yielding MFYGKVIKADETVVPEIKDGYSVIHLSRACLNNPQDEGKLYVQVEDANGCYNICCLQKNVCEDTALDIFLMLENDVKIKTSGSANEVHIVGYYEVSFGQDNLDEDEEEFEEDDEYENEEVRMLTKKNTLKNSLSNGLNKKKKDTAADEDDETNVGKNDDEEDEEDDDDDEDDEDEDDDEEDDEEDDDEEGEEEDEEEDEEGDEDEDEEEGDEDEEEEEGDEDEEDAGTKNKGDKKEKGQKKNKNKRSLDNKNDAPSKKTKLGDESQFEKDLVAFLKKNGKTKLTELGKVKKPEGLKVKLGFFIKKRSGVFKFDNDSQTVSLK